Proteins from a single region of Bdellovibrio bacteriovorus HD100:
- a CDS encoding Ig-like domain-containing protein has product MNADLAILTSKLTQTQSLNAAYKSTSLVPVRWSTADADVPPDYLRLEASADGGSTWMVIQDRLTNSGSFDWDISHLADGSTHHLRLTAVVRDARETLQLGSFLIDDQPPVPGADQTVSVTEDMSAPFVLNTPSDNDQYKIQIVTAPTRGAVSGCGGSSVLNCTYIPSLNNDIDDSFTYKVVDRAGNETALVTVTLDLQPVNDVPVITTLACAGSIGENYAYACGITATDVDLPSPLTLTYHLDTATTCGPWLSIDANSGAVTGTPSAAEVGTTCHVAVYAEDDVAGQSAIFAWELAVTNSPPIINVTGGPYSISEDAALAEVISGANVSSIEEAGSTYSLVTPTVAGDRCEDHAMVPTATNYSIDPVTGAFSFRPAADYQGVCQIRIALTDSFPSTGYADVAVTVNNVQDAPLIAVGLAPCAANVDEDDEYNCIVAITDPDPETVTVSRDVSDTCTWLTATPSGNGRVVTISGIPGDEDVGTCRLAIHAEDPQAASDVQFIDITIANTEPTLTIGTPTVLTEDDPAFSALVDVLGAAAVSSLDEGFGTYSLDYTGLTGTACNDTSVVVTPATDFVISAATGAVSIKPRAEYFGTCYAKIRFDDGNGAGNSVVEQEIAVIVQPVNDAPVITSIPTTHEILLTPGSATASSFTLTVDVGPANEDTQNLELICTNSNTSRLTVDCTQTRVGDGSLTVNLSASAGVDAAATVTVKVRDNGGGTNESSVASIAVSMTDAVVLAPIAADTLNYNIYDQAVAQYSGAVAASPRTFVVRVNPTVKVSSNDPALPAMRTGSLAATARVRLINDGLIIGAAGAGGLAPAATAGSLRMGQHGGTAFKVEAQYANVTILNNGMIYGGGGGGGRGGTDDSDAGAGGAGGAGEGPAAAAVSGAAGASSGGSGGSAATAVAGGASPAGDYTPSNGVARIQGAAGQGGSTCLIGSALGNNPGEAFFGRGGFGAGFGGGAGACDVTFGGGGGGGHFGGGGGAGGLADMNDAGNLNTDTNGYNGGNGGAAIEVPSAVSVPADIAISIVPGGGSQIAGCVWNDISGVYLSNVASDTDINNRVLTYSSTASQNVNSPSGLKIWSNGRGKAYR; this is encoded by the coding sequence ATGAACGCCGACTTGGCTATACTCACCAGTAAGCTCACTCAAACTCAAAGCCTGAATGCGGCCTATAAGTCAACATCGCTTGTTCCGGTTCGCTGGTCCACCGCGGATGCGGATGTGCCCCCGGACTATTTGCGTTTGGAGGCGTCGGCTGATGGTGGGTCCACATGGATGGTGATCCAAGATCGTCTGACGAACTCGGGCTCTTTTGACTGGGATATTTCTCATCTGGCCGATGGCAGCACTCACCATCTGCGTTTGACTGCCGTCGTTCGCGATGCCCGGGAAACTTTGCAACTGGGATCGTTCCTGATCGATGATCAGCCTCCGGTACCCGGCGCTGATCAGACGGTGTCTGTGACCGAGGACATGTCCGCGCCTTTTGTGCTGAATACTCCCAGCGACAATGACCAGTACAAGATTCAGATTGTGACCGCGCCGACCCGGGGGGCTGTGTCGGGTTGCGGGGGCAGCAGTGTTTTGAATTGCACTTACATACCCTCGTTGAATAACGACATAGATGACAGCTTCACTTACAAAGTCGTGGATCGGGCCGGGAACGAAACAGCACTGGTCACAGTGACGTTGGATCTGCAGCCGGTGAACGATGTGCCGGTCATCACGACCCTGGCTTGTGCCGGAAGTATCGGTGAAAACTACGCTTACGCCTGCGGGATCACGGCCACCGATGTGGATCTGCCTTCGCCTTTGACCTTGACCTATCATCTGGATACCGCCACCACCTGCGGACCTTGGTTGAGCATTGATGCCAACAGCGGGGCTGTGACCGGAACTCCTTCCGCTGCCGAAGTCGGAACCACCTGTCATGTGGCGGTGTATGCTGAAGATGACGTTGCCGGACAGTCAGCGATTTTTGCCTGGGAATTAGCGGTGACGAATTCTCCACCGATCATCAACGTGACGGGCGGTCCGTACAGTATTTCTGAAGACGCCGCGCTGGCCGAGGTGATTTCAGGCGCCAATGTTTCTTCCATTGAAGAGGCCGGCAGCACTTATTCTTTGGTGACACCGACGGTGGCGGGCGATCGCTGCGAGGACCATGCGATGGTTCCGACAGCGACAAATTACAGCATTGATCCAGTGACCGGGGCCTTTTCATTCCGGCCGGCCGCGGACTATCAGGGTGTTTGCCAGATCCGTATTGCGTTGACGGACTCTTTCCCTTCCACCGGCTATGCCGACGTGGCGGTCACGGTGAACAACGTTCAGGATGCGCCTCTGATTGCAGTGGGCCTTGCACCTTGTGCCGCCAATGTGGATGAAGATGATGAATACAATTGCATTGTGGCGATCACAGATCCTGATCCGGAGACAGTGACTGTCTCCCGGGATGTTTCAGACACCTGCACCTGGCTGACGGCCACGCCATCAGGAAATGGCCGAGTGGTGACGATTTCAGGCATACCAGGCGATGAGGACGTGGGGACATGCCGTCTGGCCATTCATGCAGAAGATCCTCAAGCTGCAAGCGATGTGCAGTTCATCGATATCACTATTGCCAATACAGAACCGACATTGACGATTGGAACACCAACCGTGCTGACCGAAGATGATCCTGCGTTCTCGGCCCTGGTGGATGTGCTAGGCGCCGCGGCGGTAAGTTCTTTGGATGAAGGCTTCGGCACTTATTCTTTGGACTATACGGGCCTGACCGGCACCGCTTGCAATGACACCTCGGTGGTGGTGACGCCGGCGACAGATTTTGTGATCAGTGCGGCGACAGGGGCCGTCAGTATCAAGCCGCGTGCTGAATACTTTGGAACCTGTTATGCAAAGATTCGCTTTGATGACGGCAACGGCGCGGGTAATTCTGTGGTCGAGCAGGAAATTGCTGTTATCGTGCAGCCGGTGAATGATGCTCCGGTGATTACGTCTATTCCCACCACACATGAAATCCTGCTGACACCGGGTTCGGCGACGGCTTCAAGTTTCACACTCACGGTGGATGTGGGCCCCGCCAATGAAGACACGCAGAATTTAGAATTGATCTGCACCAACTCAAACACTTCGCGCCTGACCGTCGACTGCACGCAGACGCGGGTGGGGGATGGCAGTCTGACGGTGAATCTGTCGGCCAGTGCCGGTGTCGATGCTGCGGCCACAGTGACCGTGAAGGTGCGGGATAACGGTGGCGGTACCAATGAATCATCCGTAGCCAGCATTGCGGTGTCGATGACCGATGCGGTGGTGCTGGCGCCGATTGCGGCGGACACTTTGAATTACAATATTTATGACCAGGCCGTGGCTCAGTACAGTGGAGCTGTGGCAGCTTCGCCTCGCACCTTTGTCGTGCGAGTCAATCCAACGGTGAAAGTCTCCAGCAACGATCCCGCACTGCCAGCAATGCGCACGGGTTCTTTGGCGGCAACGGCGCGGGTTCGTTTGATCAACGATGGTTTGATCATTGGCGCTGCGGGTGCGGGCGGACTGGCTCCGGCGGCAACTGCAGGTTCTTTGCGCATGGGGCAGCACGGAGGAACAGCGTTCAAAGTGGAAGCTCAATACGCCAACGTCACTATTCTGAATAACGGCATGATCTATGGCGGTGGTGGTGGCGGTGGTCGCGGCGGCACTGATGACAGTGATGCCGGTGCCGGCGGAGCCGGAGGTGCAGGGGAAGGACCTGCCGCCGCAGCCGTGAGTGGAGCTGCCGGCGCCTCCAGTGGTGGCAGTGGTGGGTCTGCGGCAACCGCTGTGGCGGGGGGAGCCTCTCCGGCGGGGGATTACACCCCATCTAACGGAGTCGCACGCATTCAGGGAGCTGCCGGACAGGGGGGAAGCACTTGTTTGATTGGTTCAGCCCTGGGGAACAATCCCGGCGAAGCCTTCTTCGGGCGCGGTGGATTCGGTGCGGGCTTTGGCGGTGGTGCCGGAGCGTGTGATGTCACCTTCGGCGGTGGCGGCGGTGGCGGTCACTTCGGTGGTGGTGGTGGTGCCGGTGGTCTTGCTGACATGAATGACGCGGGCAATTTGAACACCGATACCAACGGATACAACGGCGGCAATGGGGGCGCAGCTATTGAAGTTCCAAGTGCTGTCAGTGTGCCCGCGGATATTGCGATCTCTATTGTTCCGGGTGGCGGCAGTCAGATTGCCGGCTGCGTGTGGAATGATATTTCAGGTGTTTACCTTTCAAATGTGGCGAGTGACACGGATATCAACAATCGTGTGTTGACCTACTCATCTACGGCCAGCCAGAACGTCAACAGTCCTTCCGGGCTGAAAATCTGGTCAAATGGGCGTGGAAAAGCCTATCGATAG
- a CDS encoding pentapeptide repeat-containing protein — protein sequence MKALATYYLILIAVLAGGYFLPRGPELFPLPKNRHLVFPSQDQIFNPSFPVLASGTQPQFPASEIILQENLFAPFVVLRDQNLSGKNLSKSNLSFADLRGANLQNTDLSAALLYGSKLDGALYNQSTRLPFSFSTARALGMREQP from the coding sequence GTGAAGGCACTGGCAACTTACTATTTAATTTTGATAGCGGTTCTGGCGGGCGGATATTTTCTGCCCCGGGGCCCGGAACTTTTTCCCCTGCCTAAAAATCGCCACCTTGTCTTCCCCTCCCAGGATCAGATCTTCAATCCCTCGTTTCCGGTTCTGGCGTCAGGAACGCAACCGCAGTTTCCCGCTTCTGAAATCATATTGCAGGAAAACCTGTTTGCCCCCTTCGTCGTTTTGCGCGATCAGAATCTGTCAGGTAAAAATCTTTCCAAATCCAATCTGAGTTTTGCAGATCTGCGCGGAGCCAATCTGCAAAACACCGATCTTTCTGCAGCACTGTTGTACGGAAGCAAACTTGACGGCGCCCTGTACAACCAATCAACGCGTCTGCCATTTTCATTTTCAACAGCCAGGGCCCTGGGCATGCGGGAGCAGCCGTGA
- a CDS encoding pentapeptide repeat-containing protein, giving the protein MIYLTMRNRFFSGCLFIALLYSKMALAASLSASPWSGQKMIKLEYNEKPLAYSQVINTTFLDSSLAQNTWMQIALTNSRFLNTRLSGTQASKSEFSDLVFENSDLSGFKCTLCTFINTTFKNSNLDGAHFLAGSFKNTHFVDSNLSRVDFVSTRFENCSVDSKTAKTVHPAMLIKWKIPVKEQP; this is encoded by the coding sequence ATGATCTATCTCACAATGAGAAATCGGTTTTTTTCTGGATGTCTTTTCATTGCTCTGCTTTATTCCAAAATGGCTCTGGCAGCTTCTTTGAGCGCGTCTCCTTGGAGCGGTCAAAAAATGATCAAGCTCGAGTACAACGAAAAACCTCTGGCCTATTCTCAAGTGATCAACACCACCTTTTTGGACAGCTCTTTGGCCCAGAACACCTGGATGCAGATCGCTCTGACCAACTCCCGCTTTCTAAACACCCGACTGAGCGGCACACAAGCATCCAAGTCCGAGTTCAGCGATCTGGTGTTTGAAAACTCTGACCTGAGCGGCTTTAAATGCACTCTTTGCACATTCATCAACACCACTTTCAAAAATTCCAATTTGGATGGGGCGCACTTTCTGGCGGGATCTTTTAAGAACACCCACTTCGTGGATTCAAATCTGAGCCGCGTTGATTTTGTCAGCACCCGCTTTGAAAACTGCAGTGTCGATTCCAAGACGGCGAAAACCGTGCACCCGGCAATGCTCATAAAATGGAAAATTCCCGTAAAGGAGCAGCCATGA
- a CDS encoding autotransporter outer membrane beta-barrel domain-containing protein yields the protein MDFSTLTKLTATVLCSFSVSAYASVSLTEVPQGLTVQGRIIQPNGLPLEDSHVSFNIKVLSPGPEACVLFEENRTVNMSNSKGIINFTLGAGENGATVVNTGPLLAIHQILKNSAAINGLSSCAAGYTAYVPQPGDARKVRVTFTVGSDTITLSPDFQMRSVPFALESENAVALNGKKAADFIQKSANVTQEKADTLFLPANFDGLLALLNPAANAPSVGSIGIPNSDGSAAPPARDGLMRYDENTQTVQVSVGGQWQPIVTGNTAVGSSNIEDGSIGTADLAPNAVTAAQITNNAVTTDKIADEAITSDKLMNMSITNSKIADGAITFNKIANGAISTSKIVDSAITSAKILDGSIVTADMADAAITSAKIADGTIVTSDVADAAITSAKIEDGTIVTSDIADAAINSAKIADGSIATADMANSAVTTAKIADGNVTDAKINSVSGSKVTGNIPGNAAGFYGSLSGDVTGGQASTVVQALQGRSVANVGPGAGQVLKWNGSQWTPQADNNSGGTITGVWPSTGLTGGGGSGSVSLGLTNTGVAAGWYGGSTAVPSFYVDSQGRITSVSNVAVAAGAACGGTPHGRVYFSGGTCSSVGIYQCFNGSTLSLGTVSVPSSCDGDGDGF from the coding sequence ATGGATTTTTCAACACTCACTAAACTCACGGCCACAGTTCTGTGCAGCTTCAGTGTCTCTGCCTATGCCAGCGTCTCTTTGACAGAAGTGCCCCAGGGGTTGACCGTCCAAGGCCGCATCATTCAGCCCAACGGACTTCCACTGGAAGATTCGCATGTCTCATTTAATATCAAAGTTCTTTCTCCGGGGCCCGAAGCCTGCGTGCTGTTTGAGGAAAACCGCACAGTGAATATGAGTAACAGCAAAGGGATCATCAATTTCACTCTGGGGGCCGGTGAAAACGGCGCCACGGTCGTGAACACCGGTCCTTTGTTGGCGATCCATCAGATTCTGAAGAACTCGGCGGCAATCAACGGCCTCAGCTCTTGTGCTGCCGGATACACGGCCTATGTTCCACAGCCAGGGGACGCGCGCAAGGTGCGTGTGACCTTCACAGTCGGATCTGACACCATCACCCTATCCCCGGATTTCCAGATGCGTTCGGTGCCATTCGCACTGGAGTCTGAAAATGCCGTGGCCTTGAACGGCAAAAAAGCCGCTGACTTTATCCAAAAGAGCGCCAACGTGACTCAGGAAAAGGCCGACACTTTGTTCCTGCCCGCGAACTTTGACGGTTTGTTGGCTTTGCTGAATCCTGCGGCCAACGCCCCAAGCGTGGGCTCCATTGGCATTCCAAATTCCGATGGTTCAGCCGCTCCTCCGGCGCGGGACGGTCTTATGCGCTATGATGAAAACACCCAGACCGTGCAAGTCTCTGTCGGTGGCCAGTGGCAGCCGATCGTAACGGGCAACACAGCCGTGGGCTCCTCTAATATCGAGGACGGTTCCATCGGCACGGCAGATCTCGCACCCAATGCAGTGACTGCGGCTCAGATCACCAACAATGCCGTGACCACTGATAAAATTGCCGATGAAGCCATCACTTCAGACAAACTGATGAACATGTCGATCACCAATTCCAAAATTGCCGATGGTGCCATCACATTTAATAAGATCGCCAACGGCGCCATCAGCACCTCTAAAATCGTGGACTCTGCAATCACCTCCGCAAAAATTCTCGATGGCAGCATCGTGACTGCGGATATGGCGGATGCGGCCATCACCAGCGCAAAGATCGCCGATGGCACGATTGTGACATCGGATGTGGCAGACGCGGCTATCACCAGTGCCAAGATTGAAGACGGCACTATTGTCACATCTGATATTGCTGACGCTGCCATCAACAGCGCCAAAATCGCCGATGGCTCCATTGCCACCGCCGACATGGCAAACTCTGCCGTCACCACAGCAAAAATTGCGGATGGCAATGTGACGGATGCCAAGATCAACTCGGTGTCTGGCAGTAAGGTCACCGGAAACATTCCTGGCAACGCTGCGGGCTTCTATGGTTCTCTAAGTGGTGACGTCACTGGCGGACAAGCGTCCACCGTCGTTCAGGCCCTGCAAGGTCGTTCTGTCGCGAACGTAGGTCCCGGAGCAGGTCAGGTGTTAAAATGGAATGGATCCCAGTGGACTCCGCAAGCCGATAACAACTCCGGTGGTACTATCACAGGTGTTTGGCCCAGCACGGGCCTGACCGGAGGTGGTGGTTCCGGAAGTGTTTCGTTGGGTCTGACCAACACCGGTGTTGCCGCGGGCTGGTATGGTGGCTCCACGGCGGTGCCTTCCTTCTATGTCGACTCTCAAGGGCGCATCACGTCTGTCAGCAACGTTGCCGTCGCGGCCGGGGCCGCTTGCGGGGGCACTCCGCACGGCCGGGTCTATTTCTCCGGAGGAACGTGCAGTTCCGTCGGTATCTATCAGTGTTTCAACGGCAGCACGCTGTCCCTGGGGACCGTGTCTGTGCCGAGCAGTTGCGATGGTGATGGCGACGGATTCTAA
- a CDS encoding outer membrane protein assembly factor BamB family protein: protein MKSLLIGIYSVLILTLLIRAELKTLPLLEKDLSFQELGTPVQGATLTYELSARDDRSALSTYRGNAPRTGHARSSLEQFKPFQLKWQVPQLNNGIHRASKSSPAVDDSGFFAADDTGYLRAYDWNGNLRWQFYSGVSSRGFHSTPLTDQDSIYAGDYAGYLYSLNKDTGALRWITKTGVTIGASPLMNNGILYTGVELAKPDGFLLAISARDGRWLWTSPLIGNHPHSSPSLNLPQGQILMGSNTGEMQGYDLKNGQKKWSFATASDIKCAALIHGDRAYFSSWDGNFYAVKAGTGALIWKTALDEGGSMSCPSLSADGSLLAVTGYKKNFVVATSDGKIQWEKPILERTTRAQSSPLIISYAHQEVVVLLCENKKVCIYDLKSARLLQSLPLQGDFSGAPVFYKNHLFLATTGKDGLLVFTQ from the coding sequence ATGAAATCACTTCTGATTGGAATCTATTCCGTTCTGATCCTCACACTACTGATCCGGGCGGAATTAAAAACCTTACCCCTGCTGGAAAAAGATCTGAGTTTTCAGGAACTGGGAACGCCGGTTCAGGGCGCCACCCTGACCTATGAGCTCAGTGCAAGGGACGATCGTTCCGCCCTTTCCACGTATCGTGGCAACGCCCCTCGCACGGGACATGCCCGCTCGTCCCTGGAGCAATTCAAACCCTTCCAGTTAAAATGGCAGGTTCCGCAACTGAACAACGGCATTCACCGGGCCAGCAAAAGTTCTCCGGCCGTGGATGATTCAGGATTCTTTGCCGCTGATGACACTGGGTACTTGCGGGCCTATGACTGGAATGGAAACTTGCGCTGGCAGTTTTATTCCGGGGTCAGTTCGCGGGGCTTTCATTCCACCCCACTCACAGATCAGGACAGCATTTATGCCGGGGATTATGCGGGTTATCTGTACAGCCTGAATAAAGACACCGGCGCTTTGCGCTGGATCACCAAGACGGGGGTCACCATCGGAGCCTCGCCGCTGATGAACAACGGCATCTTGTACACCGGCGTGGAATTAGCTAAGCCTGACGGTTTTTTGCTGGCCATTTCCGCCCGCGACGGACGGTGGCTTTGGACTTCGCCTTTGATCGGCAATCACCCACATTCGTCGCCATCATTGAATCTGCCTCAAGGTCAGATACTGATGGGTTCCAACACCGGTGAAATGCAGGGATATGACCTTAAAAATGGACAGAAAAAATGGTCCTTTGCCACTGCCAGTGACATCAAATGTGCCGCTTTGATCCACGGGGACCGTGCGTACTTCAGTTCCTGGGACGGGAATTTTTATGCGGTGAAAGCCGGTACGGGTGCCTTGATCTGGAAAACCGCTTTGGATGAAGGTGGCAGCATGAGCTGCCCTTCGTTGAGTGCTGACGGATCTTTGCTGGCGGTCACGGGATACAAAAAGAATTTTGTGGTGGCAACCAGTGACGGGAAAATTCAATGGGAAAAACCAATTCTGGAGCGCACGACCCGGGCGCAATCAAGCCCGTTGATTATTTCCTATGCCCATCAGGAAGTGGTGGTGCTGCTTTGTGAAAATAAAAAAGTCTGTATTTATGATCTGAAGTCCGCGCGCCTGCTGCAGTCTTTGCCGCTGCAGGGGGATTTTTCGGGGGCACCGGTGTTTTATAAAAATCATCTGTTCCTGGCCACCACGGGCAAGGACGGCCTGCTGGTCTTTACTCAATAG